In a single window of the Penaeus monodon isolate SGIC_2016 chromosome 3, NSTDA_Pmon_1, whole genome shotgun sequence genome:
- the LOC119593667 gene encoding aminopeptidase 2-like: MFICVLKKTTYITFLLDKIMASGEVTGQSIGIKRQEYDYRRHFYMAHLEEELQKGKKYVLAMEFLGYLNDQLRGFYRSTYKNADGKTRYLAST, from the exons atgtttatatgtgtgcttaAAAAAACAACTTACATAACATTTCTATTGGATAAGATAATGGCTTCAGGAGAAGTGACAGGCCAAAGTATTGGGATCAAGAGGCAAGAGTATGACTACAGGCGTCACTTCTATATGGCCCACCTGGAGGAGGAGCTGCAGAAGGGGAAGAAGTACGTCTTAGCCATGGAGTTCCTCGGCTACCTCAATGACCAGCTGCGTGGCTTCTATAGGTCGACCTACAAGAATGCAGATGGGAAGACAAG GTACTTGGCTTCGACGTAG
- the LOC119585666 gene encoding endoplasmic reticulum aminopeptidase 1-like — translation MNLHGFYRRPTMMLTQPHVLATTGQPTAARKAFPCFDEPALKATLRNSSQGIWDDGPLQHAIAELVPVKGGRVWDSYEKERPLSTYHRRLHRVRLLSDQLDVNDRIAFRVMRVWARSRTIDQAEVCQMSGSQILSFFEDYFNGVLSPPEDGQIALQTSLHELWKLGSNNVQNSMPFKSALNLNRKFSLVRRTSFNSSRQVHYCRNCNPWLAHQWFGQSVTPKWWDDLWLNEDSRPIALSNVFSFYNNLGSSIPDDDPYLTEAPFRKGLNNYLKALWATPSIQVTRAPTDPQAILTQSVPRKGAQTLPTTRIYKWLGATDLHTTQFSEALQPDQAQSIAMKTPEDHRHVLIPFPPKDQWVHLQPTGDMAYYRVNYDDHNWIYYPCS, via the exons ATGAATTTGCATGGCTTCTACAGGCGACCTACAATGATGTTGACGCAACC ACATGTGCTTGCGACGACAGGCCAGCCCACCGCCGCCCGCAAAGCTTTTCCTTGCTTCGACGAGCCCGCACTGAAGGCAACCCTTCGAAATTCCTCGCAAGGGATCTGGGATGACGGCCCTCTCCAACATGCCATCGCCGAACTTGTGCCTGT gaaaggagggagggtgtgggacaGTTACGAGAAGGAGCGTCCCCTGTCCACCTACCATCGTCGCCTTCATCGTGTCAGACTACTTTCAGATCAACTCGACGTGAATGACCGCATAGCCTTTCGAGTAATGAGAG TATGGGCGCGATCAAGAACCATCGATCAAGCAGAAGTATGCCAAATGAGTGGGTCCCAGATCCTAAGTTTCTTTGAAGATTATTTCAACGGTGTCTTATCCCCTCCCGAAGATGGACAGATTGCATTACAGACTTCTCTGCATGAGCTATGGAAACTGGGGTCTAATAACGTACAG AATTCGATGCCGTTTAAATCTGCTCTCAATCTAAACAGGAAATTTTCTCTTGTACGACGCACAAGTTTCAACTCCAGTCGACAAGTCCATTACTGCAGAAATTGTAATCCATGGTTGGCTCACCAGTGGTTCGGCCAATCTGTGACGCCCAAGTGGTGGGACGACCTGTGGCTCAACGAGGATTCGCGACCTAT TGCCTTATCTAATGTGTTTTCTTTCTACAACAACCTAGGATCGTCTATCCCGGATGATGACCCATACCTCACTGAGGCACCATTTAGGAAGGGACTGAACAACTACTTAAAAGCACT ATGGGCTACCCCGTCCATCCAGGTGACTAGAGCCCCGACGGACCCTCAGGCCATTTTAACCCAG AGCGTTCCTCGTAAAGGAGCGCAAACTCTTCCAACGACACGGATTTACAAGTGGTTGGGTGCCACTGACTTACACACGACCCAGTTCAGTGAGGCACTTCAACCAGATCAAGCCCAGTCTATTGCGATGAAGACTCCTGAGGACCACCGTCAcgtcctcatccctttccccccgaAGGACCAGTGGGTTCATCTTCAACCTACAGGAGACATGGCTTACTACAGAGTCAACTACGACGACCACAACTGGATCTATTATCCATGCAGTTGA